In Betta splendens chromosome 19, fBetSpl5.4, whole genome shotgun sequence, the following proteins share a genomic window:
- the LOC114846270 gene encoding tripartite motif-containing protein 16-like isoform X1: MPAGSNSTIISVTSKSGNKVKPKENKKALSENTYLPDIPEPTQRTELMNYWMNLSLDDKTANKMLWISDSGCKVSRRTEEVCPVLDRPERYEYSPQVVCQDKIWNMRAYWEVEFSGWVVIGVTYEGAGRRANSGPSGLGENEESWGLCWSGSGYQFWFNGVNKDINDVPYCSTIGVYVDQPAGIIGFYAISGEGAGREVRLLHKVRTTITKKVLPGFWIGVQSSCTILRKSE, encoded by the exons CTAATTCTACAATAATCTCTGTGACCAGCAAATCAG GAAACAAAGTCAAACCCAAAGAAAACAAGAAGGCACTTTCAG AAAACACTTATTTGCCAGATATCCCAGAACCAACACAGAGGACTGAGCTCATGAACT ACTGGATGAATTTGTCTTTAGATGATAAGACGGCCAATAAGATGTTGTGGATTTCCGACAGTGGCTGCAAGGTGTCTCGCAGAACTGAGGAGGTTTGTCCAGTCCTAGACAGACCAGAAAGATACGAGTACTCTCCACAG GTGGTATGCCAAGACAAGATTTGGAACATGCGGGCTTACTGGGAGGTGGAGTTCTCCGGTTGGGTGGTGATAGGAGTCACCTATGAAGGAGCTGGAAGGAGAGCAAACTCTGGCCCGAGTGGGCTCGGAGAAAATGAGGAATCCTGGGGTCTTTGCTGGTCAGGTTCTGGTTATCAATTCTGGTTCAATGGTGTAAACAAGGATATAAATGATGTCCCATATTGTTCCACAATTGGAGTGTATGTTGATCAGCCAGCGGGGATCATTGGTTTTTATGCTATTAGTGGGGAGGgggcagggagggaggtgagacTGTTACATAAAGTGAGGACAACTATCACTAAGAAGGTCCTTCCAGGTTTCTGGATTGGAGTTCAGTCCTCATGCACAATCCTCAGAAAATCTGAATGA
- the LOC114846270 gene encoding stonustoxin subunit beta-like isoform X2, translating to MPAGSNSTIISVTSKSGNKVKPKENKKALSENTYLPDIPEPTQRTELMNYDKTANKMLWISDSGCKVSRRTEEVCPVLDRPERYEYSPQVVCQDKIWNMRAYWEVEFSGWVVIGVTYEGAGRRANSGPSGLGENEESWGLCWSGSGYQFWFNGVNKDINDVPYCSTIGVYVDQPAGIIGFYAISGEGAGREVRLLHKVRTTITKKVLPGFWIGVQSSCTILRKSE from the exons CTAATTCTACAATAATCTCTGTGACCAGCAAATCAG GAAACAAAGTCAAACCCAAAGAAAACAAGAAGGCACTTTCAG AAAACACTTATTTGCCAGATATCCCAGAACCAACACAGAGGACTGAGCTCATGAACT ATGATAAGACGGCCAATAAGATGTTGTGGATTTCCGACAGTGGCTGCAAGGTGTCTCGCAGAACTGAGGAGGTTTGTCCAGTCCTAGACAGACCAGAAAGATACGAGTACTCTCCACAG GTGGTATGCCAAGACAAGATTTGGAACATGCGGGCTTACTGGGAGGTGGAGTTCTCCGGTTGGGTGGTGATAGGAGTCACCTATGAAGGAGCTGGAAGGAGAGCAAACTCTGGCCCGAGTGGGCTCGGAGAAAATGAGGAATCCTGGGGTCTTTGCTGGTCAGGTTCTGGTTATCAATTCTGGTTCAATGGTGTAAACAAGGATATAAATGATGTCCCATATTGTTCCACAATTGGAGTGTATGTTGATCAGCCAGCGGGGATCATTGGTTTTTATGCTATTAGTGGGGAGGgggcagggagggaggtgagacTGTTACATAAAGTGAGGACAACTATCACTAAGAAGGTCCTTCCAGGTTTCTGGATTGGAGTTCAGTCCTCATGCACAATCCTCAGAAAATCTGAATGA